The following are encoded in a window of Rhizobium sp. 11515TR genomic DNA:
- a CDS encoding carbohydrate ABC transporter permease, whose protein sequence is MSKARTSTLRTGFVHLALIAYTLVAIFPVFLTVINSFKDRASIFRAPLSVPTPSSFSMIGYDTVLKQGDFLTYFQNSFVVTIVSIILTLLFGAMAAFALSEYRFRGNTVMGLYLAIGIMIPIRLGTVAILQGMVAAGLVNTLTALILVYTAQGLPLAIFILSEFMRTVSDDLKNAGRIDGLSEYAIFFRLVLPLVRPAMATVAVFTMIPIWNDLWFPLILAPSEATKTVTLGSQIFIGQFVTNWNAVLAALTLAILPILILYVIFSRQLIRGITSGAVK, encoded by the coding sequence ATGTCCAAGGCACGCACTTCCACTCTTCGTACCGGCTTCGTACATCTGGCGCTCATCGCCTATACGCTCGTCGCCATCTTTCCGGTGTTCCTGACGGTCATCAATTCGTTCAAGGATCGCGCCTCGATTTTCCGCGCACCCTTGAGCGTCCCGACGCCATCCTCCTTCAGCATGATCGGCTATGACACCGTTCTGAAGCAGGGGGATTTCCTCACCTATTTTCAGAACAGCTTTGTTGTCACGATCGTCTCGATCATCCTGACGCTGCTGTTCGGAGCGATGGCCGCCTTCGCGCTGTCGGAGTATCGCTTCCGTGGCAATACGGTCATGGGGCTTTATCTGGCGATCGGGATCATGATCCCGATCCGTCTCGGCACCGTTGCGATCCTGCAGGGCATGGTGGCCGCCGGCCTGGTCAACACGCTGACGGCGCTGATCCTCGTCTATACGGCACAGGGCCTGCCGCTGGCGATCTTCATCCTGTCCGAGTTCATGCGGACGGTTTCCGACGACCTGAAGAATGCCGGTCGTATCGACGGCCTCAGCGAGTACGCAATCTTCTTCCGCCTCGTCTTGCCGCTGGTTCGTCCGGCGATGGCGACGGTTGCGGTCTTCACCATGATCCCGATCTGGAACGATCTTTGGTTCCCGTTGATCCTGGCGCCGAGCGAGGCAACAAAGACGGTGACGCTCGGATCGCAGATCTTCATCGGCCAGTTCGTCACCAACTGGAATGCGGTGCTGGCGGCGCTAACGCTCGCTATCCTGCCGATCCTCATCCTATACGTCATCTTTTCGCGCCAACTCATTCGCGGCATTACCTCCGGAGCAGTCAAGTGA
- a CDS encoding carbohydrate ABC transporter permease, with amino-acid sequence MSDAATSDALEVTPIRRSKRWHILVFLFPAFVVYTAVMILPLIETLRLSLYNVVDNQSVFVGLNNFKILFGDDRWSHDFWNALRNNLIFFAIHMCVQNPIGVALAALLSLPKLRFVAFYRTAIFLPTLLSFVVVGFIWKLILSPLWGVAPELLNVIGLKSFFAPWLGRPSTALITVALISVWQYVGIPMMLIYAALLNIPEEVIEAAECDGVTGWSQFWKIKLPLVLPAIGIISILTFVGNFNAFDLVYTVQGALAGPDGSTDILGTLLYRVFFGFQLQLGDRSMGATIATVMFLIILAGVSFYLFIVQRRIRRYQF; translated from the coding sequence ATGAGCGACGCCGCGACATCAGACGCCCTTGAGGTTACGCCGATCAGACGCTCCAAGCGCTGGCACATCCTCGTTTTCCTTTTCCCGGCCTTCGTTGTCTATACCGCGGTCATGATCCTGCCGTTGATCGAGACCTTGCGGCTGTCGCTTTACAACGTCGTCGACAATCAATCTGTCTTCGTCGGCCTGAACAACTTCAAGATCCTGTTCGGTGACGACCGCTGGTCGCATGATTTCTGGAATGCGCTGCGCAACAACCTGATTTTCTTTGCCATCCATATGTGCGTGCAGAATCCGATCGGTGTCGCGCTGGCGGCGCTCCTGTCGCTGCCGAAGCTGCGCTTCGTCGCCTTTTATCGTACGGCCATCTTCCTGCCGACGCTGCTTTCCTTCGTCGTCGTCGGCTTCATATGGAAGCTGATCCTTTCGCCGCTTTGGGGTGTTGCGCCCGAGCTTCTGAATGTCATTGGCCTGAAATCGTTCTTCGCCCCGTGGCTCGGCAGGCCGAGCACGGCGCTGATTACCGTCGCGCTTATTTCGGTCTGGCAATATGTCGGCATTCCGATGATGCTGATCTATGCCGCACTGCTGAATATTCCCGAAGAGGTTATCGAGGCGGCCGAATGCGACGGCGTCACTGGCTGGAGTCAGTTCTGGAAGATCAAGCTGCCGCTGGTGCTGCCGGCGATCGGCATCATCTCGATCCTCACCTTCGTCGGCAATTTCAATGCGTTCGACCTAGTTTATACCGTGCAAGGCGCATTGGCGGGGCCGGATGGCTCGACCGATATCCTGGGTACGCTGCTTTATCGCGTTTTCTTCGGCTTCCAGCTGCAGCTCGGCGACCGCTCGATGGGCGCGACGATCGCGACGGTGATGTTCCTCATCATCCTTGCCGGTGTGTCCTTTTATCTTTTCATCGTGCAGCGGCGCATCCGCCGTTACCAGTTCTGA
- a CDS encoding BadF/BadG/BcrA/BcrD ATPase family protein translates to MGQFAIGIDGGGTSCRAAVIDATGQVLGTGKAGAANILSDLENSLIHIVASAKQALIDANLAPELLRELPAVIGTAGANVGNYGKQVEGALPFASTRVVTDATIALQGALGDADGVIGAFGTGSVYNARRGGKSWGIGGWGFVVGDQASGARLGRDLLEKALLAHDGVTPGSALTASIMAEYGNDPERIVEFAHASKPKDFARYAPVIFEYAGMEDAVAIDIVRTAAKSITESLDALLWLECPSICLLGGVAQAYRPWLDERHKAILAEPKGDVLRGAVELAAKLLRGGEENRA, encoded by the coding sequence ATGGGGCAGTTTGCAATTGGTATCGATGGCGGTGGCACGAGTTGCAGAGCGGCTGTCATAGACGCTACGGGACAGGTGCTTGGCACCGGCAAGGCTGGCGCGGCGAACATCCTCTCCGATCTGGAAAACTCGCTGATTCATATCGTCGCCTCGGCAAAGCAGGCCTTGATCGATGCGAACCTCGCCCCCGAACTGCTACGGGAATTGCCAGCCGTTATCGGAACCGCCGGGGCCAATGTCGGCAATTATGGTAAACAGGTCGAAGGCGCCTTGCCCTTTGCCAGCACGCGTGTCGTCACCGATGCAACCATCGCCCTTCAAGGCGCGCTTGGCGACGCCGATGGCGTTATCGGCGCCTTCGGTACCGGCTCTGTCTACAATGCCCGCCGCGGCGGCAAAAGCTGGGGCATCGGCGGCTGGGGGTTTGTCGTCGGCGATCAGGCAAGCGGCGCACGCCTCGGCCGCGATCTGCTCGAAAAAGCGCTTCTGGCTCATGACGGGGTGACACCCGGCTCAGCGCTGACGGCATCGATCATGGCCGAATACGGCAATGATCCCGAACGGATCGTCGAATTTGCGCACGCCTCCAAGCCCAAGGACTTTGCCCGCTATGCGCCTGTTATCTTCGAATATGCCGGAATGGAGGATGCGGTCGCCATCGACATCGTGAGAACTGCGGCGAAATCGATAACCGAAAGCCTGGACGCGCTGCTTTGGCTGGAATGCCCTTCGATCTGCCTTCTCGGCGGCGTCGCTCAGGCCTATCGTCCCTGGCTCGACGAACGTCACAAGGCGATTCTCGCCGAACCCAAGGGCGATGTCTTGCGCGGCGCCGTGGAACTGGCAGCAAAATTGCTGCGGGGCGGAGAGGAAAACAGGGCATGA
- a CDS encoding ABC transporter ATP-binding protein, which translates to MGSLQLKSIRKAYGTHDVLKGIDLEVKDGEFVIFVGPSGCGKSTLLRSIAGLEDVTSGAVLINGQDVTVTPPAKRGISMVFQSYALYPHLTVKDNMGLGLKQAGTAKAEIDSRVEKASGMLSLAPYLARRPSELSGGQRQRVAIGRAIVREPELFLFDEPLSNLDAALRVQTRLEIARLHRSLKATMIYVTHDQVEAMTLADKIVVLNAGAIEQIGSPMELYNRPANTFVAGFIGSPQMNFIPAERLGQSGAKTIGIRPEHITLARDQGTWAAKVIHVEHLGADTIIYLESETTGLLTVRLFGEHKYEPDEMVYATPNANQMHRFDVNDKAIRV; encoded by the coding sequence GTGGGATCGCTTCAACTGAAATCCATCCGCAAGGCCTATGGTACGCATGACGTGCTGAAGGGCATCGACCTCGAGGTGAAGGATGGTGAGTTCGTCATCTTCGTCGGTCCTTCCGGCTGCGGCAAGTCGACCCTGCTGCGCAGCATCGCTGGTCTCGAAGATGTGACCTCCGGTGCCGTGCTGATCAACGGCCAGGATGTGACCGTGACACCGCCTGCCAAGCGTGGCATCTCGATGGTCTTCCAGTCCTATGCGCTCTATCCGCATCTGACCGTCAAGGACAATATGGGCCTAGGCCTCAAGCAAGCCGGCACCGCGAAGGCCGAGATCGACAGCCGTGTCGAAAAGGCCTCCGGCATGCTCTCACTTGCGCCCTATCTCGCCCGCCGGCCATCGGAGCTTTCCGGCGGCCAGCGCCAGCGCGTCGCCATCGGCCGCGCCATCGTGCGCGAACCGGAGCTTTTCCTCTTCGACGAGCCGCTGTCGAATCTCGATGCGGCGCTACGTGTGCAGACACGTCTCGAAATCGCCCGGCTGCATCGCAGCCTGAAGGCAACCATGATCTACGTTACCCACGATCAGGTGGAGGCAATGACGCTTGCCGATAAGATCGTCGTGCTCAATGCCGGTGCGATCGAGCAGATCGGCTCGCCGATGGAGCTTTATAACCGTCCGGCCAACACCTTCGTTGCCGGCTTCATCGGCTCGCCGCAGATGAATTTCATCCCGGCCGAGCGCCTCGGCCAAAGTGGCGCCAAGACCATCGGCATACGCCCCGAGCACATCACGCTAGCACGCGATCAGGGTACATGGGCCGCCAAAGTCATCCACGTTGAGCATCTCGGTGCGGACACGATCATCTATCTGGAGTCGGAGACTACCGGTCTTCTCACCGTTCGTCTCTTCGGTGAACACAAATACGAGCCGGACGAGATGGTTTATGCGACGCCGAATGCGAACCAGATGCATCGTTTCGATGTGAATGACAAGGCGATCCGGGTGTAA
- the phnF gene encoding phosphonate metabolism transcriptional regulator PhnF: METIDRKGGSALWHQIGEILAADIAAGTFAPGTKLPTEPELMQRFGVSRFTVRQALGHLEQRGLVRAEQGRGTFVHRGMLDYSLSKRTRFSKNLIEQGFEPGGELLLHEIVPAGERVAAYLKLAVNAPVIHRRGLMTADGIPVELGDSYYPAERFPDFDQARLRYPTISAALASYGVTDYERLSTEIEARMPTAEEARLLRQPKSVPLLITRKLDVDADGVPITYSESMWSAERITFNVDLR, from the coding sequence ATGGAGACGATCGATCGCAAGGGCGGCAGCGCCCTCTGGCATCAGATCGGTGAGATCCTGGCGGCAGATATTGCCGCCGGGACTTTTGCCCCGGGGACGAAATTGCCGACCGAGCCGGAACTGATGCAGCGTTTCGGTGTCAGCCGTTTTACGGTGCGTCAGGCGCTGGGGCATCTGGAGCAACGTGGGCTGGTGCGTGCCGAGCAGGGACGAGGAACATTCGTTCATAGGGGCATGCTCGACTATTCCTTGTCGAAGAGAACCCGCTTTTCCAAGAACCTGATCGAACAAGGTTTCGAGCCCGGTGGCGAATTGCTCCTTCACGAGATCGTGCCGGCAGGAGAGCGGGTGGCTGCCTATTTGAAGCTGGCGGTGAATGCGCCCGTCATCCATCGTCGCGGCCTCATGACCGCCGACGGCATACCGGTGGAATTGGGGGATTCCTATTATCCTGCCGAACGTTTTCCTGATTTCGATCAGGCCAGATTGCGGTATCCGACAATCTCGGCGGCACTCGCCAGCTATGGCGTCACCGATTATGAGCGCTTATCGACAGAGATCGAGGCGCGGATGCCGACGGCGGAAGAGGCGCGGCTCCTCCGGCAGCCGAAATCCGTACCGCTGCTCATCACCCGCAAATTGGACGTGGACGCGGACGGGGTGCCCATTACTTATTCGGAGTCGATGTGGTCAGCGGAGCGGATCACCTTCAACGTGGACCTGCGGTAA
- a CDS encoding Gfo/Idh/MocA family protein: MGRSHALAYHNNPGFEIVGLVNRSKRDLPEELREYTVHPDFEIALKELKPDLCSINTYSDSHADFAVMAFEAGCHVFVEKPLATTVEDAERVVAAAKKAGKKLTIGYILRHHPSWMRLIAEARKLGGPYVFRMNLNQQSSGPTWATHKALMQMTSPIVDCGVHYVDVMCQITDAKPVEVRGMGLRLTQEIKPDMYNYGHLQVIFEDGSVGWYEAAWGPMISETAFFVKDVMSPNGSVSIAMDQNAKSDDIDMHTKTSVIRLHSAETGPNGQFIRPDQDLHMDGEPGHQELCDFEQAFMLKAIREDLDLNRHMTDAVQSLRICLAADESVRTGKPVYL; the protein is encoded by the coding sequence ATGGGCCGCAGCCATGCGCTGGCCTATCACAACAATCCGGGCTTCGAGATCGTCGGCCTCGTCAACCGCTCCAAGCGGGATCTGCCTGAGGAGTTGCGCGAATATACGGTCCATCCGGATTTCGAGATCGCATTGAAGGAGCTGAAGCCGGACCTCTGCTCCATCAATACCTATTCCGACAGCCATGCCGATTTCGCGGTCATGGCCTTCGAAGCCGGCTGCCACGTCTTCGTCGAGAAGCCGCTGGCCACGACGGTCGAAGATGCCGAGCGTGTGGTCGCGGCGGCAAAGAAAGCCGGCAAGAAGCTGACGATCGGCTACATCCTGCGCCATCATCCCTCGTGGATGCGGTTGATTGCCGAAGCGCGCAAGCTCGGCGGTCCGTATGTATTCCGCATGAACCTCAATCAGCAATCGAGCGGCCCGACTTGGGCGACGCACAAGGCGCTGATGCAGATGACGTCGCCGATCGTGGATTGCGGCGTGCATTATGTCGACGTCATGTGCCAGATCACCGATGCCAAGCCCGTCGAGGTGCGCGGCATGGGCCTGCGGCTGACGCAGGAGATCAAGCCGGACATGTATAATTACGGCCATCTGCAAGTGATCTTCGAAGATGGTTCCGTCGGCTGGTACGAGGCCGCCTGGGGTCCAATGATCTCAGAGACGGCTTTCTTCGTGAAGGACGTGATGTCGCCCAACGGCTCGGTGTCGATCGCCATGGACCAGAATGCCAAATCCGACGATATCGACATGCACACGAAGACGTCCGTCATCCGGCTGCATAGCGCCGAGACGGGACCCAACGGTCAGTTCATCCGGCCGGATCAGGACCTGCACATGGATGGCGAACCGGGCCACCAGGAGCTCTGCGACTTCGAGCAGGCTTTCATGCTCAAGGCCATCCGCGAGGATCTCGACCTCAATCGTCATATGACTGATGCCGTTCAATCTCTGCGCATATGCCTCGCTGCCGATGAGAGCGTGCGCACCGGCAAGCCCGTTTATCTATAA
- a CDS encoding class I SAM-dependent methyltransferase: MANAETTYATWHKEPQGDAAMAESHSPYWRHFIETVPERDFSSKTILDFGCNRGGFLRLLYAMRPFRRGVGIDIASESVAAAVEAAGNMPLQFHVTTDLAPFADSFDVAFSYEVIYLLPKLREHAEGMYQAMRNGGVYYAVTGCHNEMPLWPKWFELIGNNSNAPMQDRSPQDYIDTFVAAGFDVSVKRFGYNGFVHASKDRKYYPSILDALSYPAEYKLLFRLEKRI, encoded by the coding sequence ATGGCAAACGCAGAAACGACTTACGCCACCTGGCACAAGGAACCGCAGGGTGACGCCGCAATGGCAGAATCGCATAGCCCTTATTGGCGCCACTTCATCGAGACGGTGCCGGAGCGGGATTTCTCCTCCAAGACTATTCTGGATTTCGGTTGCAATCGCGGCGGATTCCTGCGTTTGCTTTATGCCATGAGGCCCTTCCGACGCGGCGTCGGCATCGATATCGCTTCGGAGTCGGTGGCTGCTGCTGTCGAAGCCGCAGGCAACATGCCGCTGCAGTTTCATGTCACGACCGATCTGGCACCCTTTGCCGACAGCTTCGACGTGGCCTTCAGCTATGAGGTGATCTATCTGCTGCCGAAGTTGAGAGAGCATGCCGAGGGGATGTACCAGGCCATGCGCAACGGCGGCGTCTACTACGCTGTGACCGGATGCCACAATGAAATGCCGCTCTGGCCGAAATGGTTCGAGCTCATCGGCAATAACAGCAATGCGCCGATGCAGGATCGGTCACCCCAGGATTACATCGATACCTTCGTTGCAGCTGGCTTCGACGTGTCCGTCAAGCGTTTCGGCTACAACGGTTTCGTGCATGCATCGAAGGACCGGAAATATTATCCGAGCATTCTCGATGCATTGAGTTATCCAGCCGAATACAAGCTTCTGTTCCGGCTTGAGAAGCGTATCTGA
- a CDS encoding ABC transporter substrate-binding protein, whose translation MKTNVLKGLLLASSLLTSVSLAHAADVTLTVESWRNDDLQIWQEKIIPAFEAKNPGIKIVFSPTAPTEYNASLNAKLDAGSAGDIITCRPFDASLDLFNKKHLADLTKLKGMENFSAVAKAAWSTDDGKSTFCVPMASVIHGFIYNKDAFDKLGLKVPTTRDEFFAVLDKIKADGTYIPMAMGTKDLWEAATMGYQNIGPNYWKGEEGRKALIAGKEKLTDAPWVDPYKELAKWKPYLGDGFEAQGYADSQNLFTLGKAAIYPAGSWEIALFNTQAQFKMGAFPPPVAKAGDTAYISDHPDIGVGLNTKSKHQEEAKKFLDWVASDEFATIYANSLPGFFSLNSHPVKMSDALAQEFVSWRDNHKSTVRSTYQILSRGTPNLENETWTESANVINGTDTPEQAAAKLQKGLDSWYKPGK comes from the coding sequence ATGAAAACCAATGTTCTGAAAGGCTTGCTTCTTGCATCGAGCCTGCTGACGTCTGTCAGCCTGGCGCATGCGGCCGATGTGACGCTGACGGTTGAAAGCTGGCGTAACGACGACCTGCAGATCTGGCAGGAAAAGATCATCCCGGCTTTCGAAGCGAAGAACCCGGGGATCAAGATCGTCTTCTCGCCGACGGCTCCAACCGAATACAACGCATCGCTGAACGCCAAGCTCGATGCCGGTTCCGCGGGCGATATCATCACCTGCCGTCCGTTCGACGCCTCGCTCGATCTCTTCAACAAGAAGCATCTTGCCGATCTGACCAAGCTGAAGGGCATGGAAAACTTCTCGGCTGTCGCCAAGGCTGCTTGGTCGACCGATGATGGCAAGTCGACCTTCTGCGTGCCGATGGCTTCGGTCATCCACGGCTTCATCTACAACAAGGACGCTTTCGACAAGCTCGGCCTGAAGGTACCGACGACGCGGGACGAGTTCTTCGCTGTTCTTGACAAGATCAAGGCTGACGGCACCTACATTCCGATGGCGATGGGCACGAAGGACCTCTGGGAAGCCGCAACCATGGGCTACCAGAACATCGGCCCGAACTACTGGAAAGGTGAGGAAGGCCGCAAGGCTTTGATCGCTGGCAAAGAAAAGCTGACGGACGCTCCGTGGGTCGATCCCTACAAGGAACTGGCCAAATGGAAGCCCTACCTCGGTGATGGCTTCGAAGCGCAGGGCTATGCCGACAGCCAGAACCTCTTCACGCTCGGCAAGGCTGCGATTTATCCGGCCGGCTCCTGGGAAATTGCTCTCTTCAACACGCAGGCGCAATTCAAGATGGGCGCCTTCCCGCCGCCGGTCGCAAAGGCTGGCGACACCGCCTACATCTCCGACCATCCGGATATCGGTGTCGGCCTGAATACGAAGAGCAAGCACCAGGAAGAAGCCAAGAAGTTCCTCGACTGGGTCGCTTCCGACGAGTTTGCAACCATCTATGCCAACTCGCTGCCGGGCTTCTTCAGCCTCAACTCGCATCCGGTGAAGATGAGCGATGCGCTCGCCCAGGAATTCGTTTCTTGGCGTGACAATCACAAGTCGACCGTTCGTTCCACCTATCAGATCCTGTCGCGCGGCACGCCGAACCTGGAAAATGAGACATGGACCGAATCCGCAAACGTGATCAACGGCACGGATACTCCGGAACAGGCTGCCGCGAAACTCCAGAAGGGCCTCGACAGCTGGTACAAGCCGGGCAAGTAA
- a CDS encoding GntR family transcriptional regulator codes for MTEDLSAIFSPERLSVGGTGPLYVKLRRTLEEAVKVGRLKHGDALPPERDIAEFAAVSRVTVRKAIDDLVAEGILVRRHGSGTFVAKPVSKVEQRLSQLTSFTEDMARRGMTARSEWLHKGIHTPSPDEMMILGLAADTKVSRLSRLRIADDQPLAIEHASVSGEFLPDPSVVTTSLYAELEKRQVRPVRAVQRISATNMKEADAGLLGVPVGAAGLSIERISYLGSGRAVEFTRSLYRGDAYDFVAELTIGAN; via the coding sequence ATGACCGAAGATTTGAGTGCAATCTTCTCGCCGGAGCGCCTTTCCGTGGGCGGCACAGGCCCGCTCTACGTCAAGCTGCGCCGCACGCTCGAGGAGGCAGTGAAGGTCGGGAGGCTGAAGCATGGGGATGCACTGCCGCCAGAACGTGACATTGCCGAATTTGCTGCGGTCAGCCGCGTCACTGTCCGCAAGGCAATCGACGACCTCGTCGCCGAAGGCATACTCGTCCGCCGCCACGGCTCGGGTACATTCGTCGCAAAACCCGTTTCAAAGGTGGAGCAGCGGCTGTCGCAGCTGACATCCTTTACCGAGGACATGGCGCGGCGCGGCATGACAGCTCGCTCCGAATGGCTGCATAAGGGTATCCACACGCCCTCCCCGGATGAGATGATGATCCTCGGCCTTGCCGCCGACACCAAGGTATCGCGGCTGAGCCGTCTCCGCATTGCCGACGATCAGCCACTGGCGATCGAGCATGCCAGTGTCTCCGGCGAATTCCTACCGGATCCGTCTGTTGTGACCACATCGCTCTACGCAGAACTGGAAAAGCGTCAGGTGCGCCCTGTTCGTGCGGTGCAGCGCATATCCGCGACCAACATGAAAGAGGCCGATGCGGGCTTGCTCGGCGTTCCCGTCGGCGCGGCCGGCCTTTCGATCGAGCGCATCTCCTATCTCGGCTCCGGTCGGGCAGTCGAATTCACCCGGTCGCTCTATCGCGGCGACGCCTATGATTTCGTCGCGGAACTGACGATTGGCGCGAATTAG